In Bacteroides cellulosilyticus, the genomic stretch TCGTCAAAACTTTCACTGGATGATGTGCAACTGGCAGATATGGAGAAAAATGGCAGGAAGCTAACTTTCCATTATAAGACTTTCCGGTTTGAAGGAGTGGACTGGCAGATAAATATGGTGTTCACTCTGGAAAAGGGGAAACATTATATGAAGAAGTATCTGGAGATTGCGGTCCCTGACTCCCAACGTAGCCAGGCACGTATCGACTATATTGATTTCGAGCCGATGAAACTGCCGGAAGGAATTGCCACCTGGACACATCCGGAGATGGAAAAAGGCGTAGGGGGAGTGAGTGGCTATTATATCTCCCTGGGGCAACCGGTATACGTGCAGGCTATGTTCTTCGGGCTTGAATTTCCGGCAGCGGAAACAGAAATCACTAAAGATAACACGGTGCGCATCCGTTACTATTCGGGCAAGAATTTTGAAATGCTTGCGGAAGAAGGTCGTTTGGAGGAAGGGACTTTCTCTACCTGGAAAGAGGTGATTGGCGCTACCCGTAGCACAGATATGGATGTCATCCAAACAGATTTCTTCAGTTATATCCAAGACATTTCCGTCCCGATTGACCTCCGCATACAATACAATTCATGGTACGATTTCATGTTGGACATCAATGAGAATAATATCCTCGATTCTTTCCGTGAGGTGGAACGTGGGTTGACGCAGAACGGCGTTCGTCCTCTCGACTCATACGTGGTGGACGACGGGTGGAATGCTTACGGACCTTGGCAGGAAGAGAATAAAACCGGGTTCTGGTCGTTCAACAGTAAGTTCCCGAATGAACTGGTCACTCCTTCGGACTTGTCGCATCGGCTTGCTTCCGACTTCGGATTGTGGCTGGGACCTCGTGGAGGCTATAATTATTATATCAAATTCGCCCGCTTCCTTGAAGAAAATGGAAACGGTAAACTGAACCGGTACACAAACGACATCTGCACCAATCACAAGGTGTACTTGCAAAAGATGAAGACCTTCTTCTTATATTGCCAACAGAAGTTCGGCGTAAACTACTGGAAATTGGATGGATTCCTGGTACGTGCCCCACAGCCCGACCCGCAAGGGAATTATATCTCCGGAGGATATCAGGGAATGTACTACGTCACGGAGCACTGGGAACGCTGGATTGACATTCTCCGGGCAATACGTGACCAGCGTGGCGAGAAACGGGATGACTTATGGATTAATCTTACTTGCTACGTGAATCCCAGTCCGTGGTTCCTGCAATGGGCCAACTCGGTCTGGATGCAGAACTCGCAGGATATTGGGAGGTTGAATGTGAAGCGTCCCTCTCAACTCGACCAGCTTTTATCGTACAGGGACGACCGTTATTTTGATTTTGTGAAGACCCGCGCTTTTCAGTTTCCTTTGGCGCATATCTATAATCACGATCCTATTTATGGTAGTACTGCCAAACTTGCCGGGAAGATGGATGATGACGAATTCCGTACCTATCTGATGATGATGGCCACTCGTGGCACTGCTTTCTGGGAACTTTATTATAGCTATAATATGATGAACGAGGGGCAGAAATGGGTGATAAATGCGGATGTGCTGCATTGGATTCAGGATAATTATCCGATATTGAAGCATGCCAAGTTGATAGGGCAGACGCCTGCGAAGGGCACTCCTTATGGCTTTTCTGCATGGTCCGATGGAGAAGGAATTATTTCAGTCCGCAATCCGTCGGATCAGGTAAAGAAATTCTCTTTTATACTGGATCGTACCATTGGAATGCCGGAGGGATTGAAAGGATTGTATCGTACGACTGTGTGGGCATATCGTACCGATGGACAGGGTGATTCTGGCAGGAATCATTTGTTCGGTTATGGTGAAGAGGTCTCATTAAGCCTGCAACCGGGAGAGGTGCGAATCTGGAAGTTCAGTACTACAGCTGATAAGAAAGTCCCTGTATTGCGAATGGTCAAGACTACTTCTCCAACGACTTTGACAGTAGAGTTCAATGAACCGGTGGTCTTGGATGAAGGGACGTTTATTGTTCCGGGGAATGAGGTGAAGAGCGTTTCGCTTTCTGCGGACAGGCGTATGGTAACTTTGACGTTGGCTCAAGAAATGGAGCAGGAGGGTAAGTATCGCTTGGATGTCTCAGGTGTGAAAGATGATGCTGGGAATGGCAAAGCGCTGCGGATGGTTTTCAACTATTTTGAGAACCAGGAAATACCGGCTTCGATAGGAGTTGTCGGCGGCAGTGATTTTAATCTTTCTTTCTGTTTGAAAACAGATAAATCAGGTGTTTCTTTACTGCATCAGGGGAAGGATTTATCGGTGGATTTAGATATTGACGGACATCTGGTGTTCATGGTTGGAGGACTGAAGGTGATATCCGGACAAGCAGTAAATAACAATAGTGAGTTTTTTGTATCGCTGTGCCGTGAGCGGAATGGGATGTTGAAAATTTATCTGAATGGTGAATTGGAGCAATCGGCTTATGATGTTGCTATCGTGAATCCGGACATTAAACCAGGGAAGGTCATCGTAAACTCTTCGTTGGGTAATGCTATCAGTCGGTTGAAGATAAAGAATAGGGCGCTTGATTATAAAGAGAACAAAAAGATGGCTTTGCCATTCTGACATTTTGTATATTTCATGGCTTTAGAATACGTTCTTTCGTCCTTCTTTATGGAATATATGAAAAGATTGGAACGAAAATCTGTAAGTGTTGGAAAATCACCGGAATATCAGATTATTTACAATTCTAATAAATCGGAGTACCCTCTTCAATTCGTTTCTTTATAAGGAAAGTGGTGTTTTTCTACGGTAAAAAGTGTGTTCCTCTACGACTCCTTACTGTGATCTTACATTAAACGGAGGTGTTTTTCTACGGTAAAAAGTGTGTTCCTCTACGATGAAGTTAACTCTTTGTTCGCAAGAAGTTAACTTCTTGTCGGCAGGAAGTTAAGAGTTTGTCGGCAAGATATTAGCTTTTTCTGCCGGATTAGTGCATAAAGGAGGTATATTATACGAAAATCCTGTATATGGATGCCATACTATATGCAGGATTTCTTCTGTTTCATCTCTTTTGTATAAAAGGGATTTAGCCTAAAAGGCTAAATCGTTGTCTTTATGATATCAAAACTGCGTAATGGATGTTTATTTGTATGGTAGCTTACATGTCTTCCATAGATAATCCCATATATTCTACCTGATAATCTTTTAGTCCGGAACTTTCAATGAAGAAACCGCCTATACGAATGCTGCTTTTTCTGAATATGGCAGATCACTTCTTGCGAAAAAGTTTGCAAGATGGGAAATCCTTATAAATTATGGATCTAAATGGAAATTGCGGAAATTATAAATGCCATTTATTGCTTTATCATTTTCTTGTTTCCCATCATAGATAACAGCTGTCCGTGTAATACGGTCTTTTAATAACTCTTGCAAATATTTCAGGTGTTTGAAGTAGTCGCTATTATAAGTCATACCTGCTTTGATTTCATACGCTTCTATATTATTTGCTTTCATTCGTATGACGTCCACTTCCCGTTGCGTCTTGTCCCGATAGAAATAGAGGTATTCTTCCTTTCCTTTATTAGTACCCTCTTTCATTGTTTCTGACAAGTCTCTATGTATTAGTCTATTATTATACATTTGGACAAATTTTAAGTTCAACTGAAAATTTGTCCAAATGTGCAATAAATATTTGATATTCAAAAGAAAGAGTTATTCTGTTTCAGATGCTTTTGCATTCCATACCAGCAACGCCAGCACTACTGACAACAGTGCCGCGCCAATCCAGAACCAATTGATATAGGTGAAATCATACACATCTGTTCCGTTCACTACGTTTTTTTGCCCTTCTATCAATATACCACTCATTACATCCTGTAATCCCGCACCGATGTAACTGGCGATGCCTACCACTCCGAGAGCGGCTCCCGAAGCATTGCGCGGGGCAATATCGACGGCCATCAGTCCGCCGAGGAAGCAAATCAATACTCCGATGCCAATACCGAAAAGTACCATTGCCAGAGCATCCAGCCAGAAGTGAACACCGGGAACCAATAAAAACAAGCAAAGCGCCAATACATTCGTTAATCCGAATATAAGTGCCGGTGCATTGCGGTGCCCCTTAAACAGTTTGTCTGAGATTACCCCGGAAAGCATGGTACCTATGATGCCACATACCGAACTGATAGAAATAATGAAACTGGCATCCAATGTTGAGTAGCCTTTCTGTGCCTCCAGATAAAATATTCCCCAACTATTCACCGCATAACGGCTGATGTACATGAATGCACTGCTGAGGGCAAGTATCCAGATTGCCGGATTCCTTAGGACAGCTTTCTGTGCACGGTTAAATTCTTTCGTTTCCAGTGCACTCATCACTTTCTTTTCTTTCGGTGCGTTGACCGGAGGAAGCCCCTTGCTTTCGGGTGTATCGTGAAAGAAGCGCCAGATAAGTAATGTACCTAATAGACCTACCATGCCTGCACCCAGAAATCCATAACGCCATCCGAGCACACTCACGACGGAGGCCACAATGATGAACGTCATTGCTTCACCTATGTTGTGACTGGCACTCCAGAAGCCATAGAATGAACCGCGTTCTTTGTCTGTGAACCAGCGTGATAACCCTACAACGCAGGATGCCGCTCCCATAGACTGAAACCAACCGCTGATACCCCATAATATGGCGAACAAGATGAACGAGTTTACAAAGCCCAGGCACAAGTTTACCAGTGCCGTCACCAGCAATCCCGTTGACATGAAGCGGTTGATGTTGCTTCTGTCCGCTAAGAAACCGTTGGAGAACTTACCTATGGCATAGGTGAAGAATAATACAGAACCAATAATACCTAATTCAGTTTCGGAGAAGATGCCTTCATCTACAATCGGCTTCTTAACGATGTTCAGGCTCAGACGGCATACATAGTACATACTATATCCGAGAGTTGCCGCAAGGAAAGTGGACCATTGCAGACGCTTCAACCGACGCTTTTGTTCGGGCAAAGATTCCCCGTTACAAGGTGCCGGAGCCGACACCTTGTAAAAATCAATGATATGTTTCAACATGCTTTCTTTTCTTTACTTGTGCAGTTTCTTATCCTTTAAGTATTGCAGCAATATAGCGGGACGGTCTGTCTGAATCAGTTTTGCTCCCTGGTTGATGATCCATCCCCAGCTCTCGTCCGGCTGATGCAGTTCTACGGCACGGTCATCATCATGTCCGCCACAAAGCTCGGGCCAGAGGGAGTTGATGAATATCTTTGCTCCACTGTCGTGGACCTTCTTGATGAGGCGCTGCACTTCGGGGCTGTCGTTATTGAAGACTAATTCAAAAGCCTGTGGCTTCATGTGTTTCAGATACCCGTCTATGATTGCTTCTGCTCCCTCTTTGTGTAACTGGATAACAGGCATGAAAATCATCTTATCCAGCACTTCGCCATTTTCGGCTTTCACTTGTTCATAGGGCAGGCTGGCTTTCATCACACATTGGTCTGCGGTGCCGGTTTTCTTTAGTACTTCATACGCATCTTTGAAGTAGTCATAGCCTTTGTCTACATTTACCATGATCTTGCCTTTACATAGATTCATGACTTCCTCAAAGGTAGGAATCTGATGCCGGGTTTTGATTCCGGCACCATTTTTCAGTCTCATGGCTTTCAACTCTGCCAGAGTATAATCCTCCGGACTTCCTTTACCGTTCATTGTGCGGTCTATCATTTTATCGTGCATCAGTACCAGGTGACCATCTTTTGTTTTTTTCAGGTCGATTTCCACCATATCTACACCCATATCGATGCAGTTCTGGATAGCCTGCAAGGAATTTTCCGGTGCATTGCGCCAATCGGCACGATGGGAAACAACAAGAACCGATTTAGTCTCCGGTTCCTTGAAGCTCTTTTCTATCTCTTTAAAATGTCCTTGGGCAAATGTTGCCAAATAAGCGATCAGTAATACTGATATTGATAATATCCTTTTCATATTCTATTTTTCTTTTGAGTTTTTTATTCGTTAAAGTTATTTTTTACGGGCGTTTCTCTTGTAGTCTCCACTCCGCATGGACCAACCTTGTTGTGCTCCTGTTGCATGGGTTCTGAGTGCGAATACCTTGCCTGGCTCTGATGATTTGGTAACATCGGTGCAAACGTAGATAAGTCCATTCTTATCAATAACAGGAGATGACCAGATGTTTGCTCCCAACTGAATTTCCTTATAACTCAGTTTTCCTTTTGAATTTAGTACATAGAAGTAGCCTTTTCCGTCACCGAAGTAAATATTCCCGGCATTGTCTATTGCAGGTACCGAACGAATTTGTCCTTGTGCCTTGAACTTCCAGACAGAGGTACCGTCTTCCTGAGTATAGCAAAGCATATCTCCGTCAGAATTGCCTACATACAAATATCCGTCGATACTCAGCGAGATACCGGAATTAGCGAAGGCTGAGGCTGAATATTGTTGCCATTTTACAGTCCCATCCGGATTTACAGCCATTACTATTCCACCATCCGCCGTTTCACCACATAGATAAATGGTGCCGTCTTCTCCTATGGCGGGAACTGAAGTACAAGTCTTTCCATATTCCACAGTCCATCTCTTCTTTCCGTCATTTTTGGCAAAAGCATAAAGTTTGCCACTATTGGAACAGATGTATACAGCATCATCGCCTATTACTGGAGTAGATTGCGTAGTCCCTTCACAATCGGCATTCCACTTTTCGGTCATACCCGGTGCCGCATTGATGGCAAATAACTTTTTATTGGCAGAGAAAAATACTGTACCATCTTTATCTATAGCCGGGCTACTGAACTTGGCTGTGGCACCCAGATCAAATGTTCCCAATGGTGCGGATGAACTGGCGGAGAAGGCGTATAGTTTCTTGTCATAGCTGCCCACATAGATAGTACCATCATCTGCTATTGCAGCCGAAGAACGGATTACGTCGCCCGAAGAATAATGCCAGACTTCTGTTCCATTGTTTATTACCCATATATTTTGCCCGCCGCGTGCATTGTTTGCATCGCAGCCTACAACGACATTTCCATGATCGTCGATGGCAGGAGATACATCCTGAAAGCCGCATGGTGTCTGGAATTCCCATGCTATTTCGGGTTCTACGTCAGCAGTAGACTTTTCTTTTACAGTGATAGTCTTACTGAATGTATTTGCATTCTGTGTCCCTTGGTTATCCCAGACGGATAAAGTCACTGTATATTCTCCGGCCGCAGAGTATTCCGTTATTGGAGATTGTTCTTCGGAAGAACTGCCATTGCCAAAATCCCATGCCCATTGGGCTATTTGTCCGTCCTGGTCGAATGACAAGTCTGTGAAAGCCACAGACTGTCCTTCCTGGACGATGACTTCACTTGCCTTGAAAGCCGCCACCGGTTTTATATTCACTTTATCTTCATCACTGCATGCCATCCATAGAAGTGCAGCCAGTATTATTAATATTGTATTTTTCATTGATGTATCTTTTTAATTGTTTTTTAAATACTCTTTCAGTTCAACGGGATAATCTGTCTGTATGATACTTCCTTCTTTTATCAGAAATGCTTTCACTTGTTTGTAGTTATCCGAAGTCGGAGTAATAGTGGTGTTTATATAAATGTTTTTGAATAGGAAAACACCGTTTTCGGATGCTTTGGCCAGAATGTCGTCTGTGAAAGCAGCGCTATTGAACTGGGCAACGGGAAGAGGTTTGCGAATTGCCAGATAATTTTCCAGATCCTGCATTTCGTAGATGACTGGTAAGAGGATGGCGTTTTCATCCAGATTCACTACCTTCTTGGCTGCCGCCACATCATAGACTGTAAACAGTACCTGGGAAAGCATACCATATTGCTTTACCAAGTCGTATACTGCCTTATAATCGGAAATCTTCACATCTATATCAATGTAGATCTTCCCTCTGGCTGTTGACAGGATATCTTTGAAGAGCGGTACTCTTTCCTCCGTCAATTCTCCCTCATGATACAGATTGTACGAACTTAATTCCTTGTAACTCAATTCCGATACTTTTCCGGTGCCATTTGTCGTACGTTCGATAGTGGCATCGTGCATCAATACCAGCTTTCCATCCTTTGACATTCTTACATCCAGCTCTATCATATCAATTTTATTTTCGATAGCCAGGGTTACTGCTTTGATGGAATTCTCCGGTGCATCTTTCCAGTATCCTCGATGGGCGCATATCTGCACATGCTCTCTCTTCTGTAATGAAACGGGAATAGAAACCCGCTCACTTTCGGTAACTTCCGGATAGTATACTTCCGAAGGGTCGGGCTCTTCCGGAATAGATGGTTCGTTATCGCTCCCGCAGGCAACAAAAAGAAACAGGGAAAGGAAAAATCCGGTTATGTATATTTTATCTATTTTCATGATTCACTCTGTTTTTATTATTTCCAGTTCGGATTTTGTTCCAGTTTCTTGTTCAGCATAATATCGCCTGAAGGTATTGGGTACAGGTAATCGCGTGTTTCATCAAACTTCTTCGTTATATTCAGGAAACCAACCAGATAGCCTCGTTTCCCTTCTGTCAGTTGAAGGACACCTCCCACTTTGATTTTTTGTTTCGCTTTACTTTCGGGTGCTTTATCGTCGTAAAGCAGAAGATCGGCTGTGCCATCTCCGTCCAAATCAAATTCACCCAGTGAGGGGAAATACATACCTGTGAAATGAGGTTCAAGTAGTTTACCCATTTTCCAGCGCATCAAGTCATCATAGCGGAATCCTTCGAGAGCTAACTCTATGCGGCGTTCGCGTCTGATTTCCAGAATGACGCCTTTATTACTTCCGGTTACGTTGGTGTATTCGCTTGCAAGTATCCCGTCCGGGTTGGAATTGGATGTAGCAAGATTCAGATTTGGCATTCCGGCTCTTACGCGAATCAGCCTTATAGACTTATCAATGTCATCCTGTGTGATTACTCCCAGTTCAGCCTTGGCTTCGGCATAATTCAGAAGAACTTCCGCATAGCGAATGATAGCTACATCCTGATAGGATGCACCATCTCCATCCTGTGCCTCTTTGGATATGAATTTAGCAATCTGGTATCCCGTCATGGAGGCTTCTAAGTCGGGAAGTAATGGTTTGTCGCTGTCAATCCGGGTGTATCCCACTGAACGGATTGTCTGTGCCAGACGTTTGTCCCGGTTCTTCATTTCATCCTTGAACTGCATGGTAGCATAATCTGTTTGAGCGGTGAACGGTGTTCCGTTGGCCAACAGATAGGTATTCACAAAGTCTTTGGTCAGCCCTACGTCTTGTTGGGTTTTTGATAGAAAATAATAGTTTGTATTATGCATCTTGTTCAATACCAACGAGTAACGTCTTCCCAAAATAACTTCTGCCTCTTTCAGCTCATCGGAAGCAAACAAGTCCCTGTAATCGACATCGGAATTTCCTGTGGTATATAAACTATAGCCCGATTCATTCATTACTCTTTCCGCTGCTTTATATGCTTTCTCCAGTAGTTTGTCGGCATCGGGAAGATTTAGTTCTGTGTGATATTTACGATAAGTACCTTCGTAGAGACATACGCGGGACAAGAAAGCTAATGCAGTCCATTTGGATATTTGGTCCGGTTTTCTGGTAGTACCCAGACGTTCCACTGCTGTTTCCAGATCTTCAATTGTTTTGTTCATAATGAATTCACGTGAATCTCTGGGCTTATATAGCAAGTCTTCATCGTCTGTTTTGATTTCTGTTTCATACCAGGGCACACCACCAAAGCGTTTCACCTTGTCGAAGTAGAACCAGGCTCTGAAGAAACGGGCAACACCTTCATACTTCAGTGCGGCAACTTTGTCTTCACAACGTGTGTAGTTATCAAAGAAAATATTGATTTTCCGGAGAGCTCCCCAACTCCAGCCACTACTGCCGGCTTCGGATGGGATATCTCTTTCCGCACTTCGCTGCTCCATAGGTACATTGCTGTAAAGTATATTATCTGATGTATTATCTCCTCGGACAATATCATTGATTTTCGGAAGATTCTCATAAAACCCATTGGTATACAATTCGAGGTCTTGTGCAGACTTGAATGAGTTCTCCGGTGATATTTCCGCGATTGGGAATCTGTCCATGAATGAGTCGTTGCATGAGGCCATGCCTATGCCTATCATACAAACAGTACAAACTTTTATTATATTGAATTTATTCATAGCTATACTTCTTCTTTAAAATTTAAAATCAAAACCAAAAGCAAATGTCTTGCTGAACGGGTAAGAATTACCGTCTCCCAATTGTTCCGGGTCTACGGTGCGGTCCTCGTTATGTTTGTACAAAGGAGAGAATGTCAGGAGGTTGGTTCCTGAAACATAAACCCGGATGCTGGAGAATCCAATCTTACTACAGAGTGCCTTAGGCAGAGTATAGCCTAAAGTGATATCTTTCAGGCGGACATAAGCAGCATTTTGCAAGTATTTATCAGAATAGACTCTCAACTGGGCGCCTTCATAATTTCCACCTTCGTTGGCTGCATATACAGCCAGACGTGGGAAGTATGCATTCGGGTTTTCCGGGGTCCATGAGTTTTGCTCAATACTTTTAGGGTAGAAATTCTCGTACTGGCGTGTAAACGGTCCCCAGAAGAAACTGTTATCCTTGCCCGGCCACCAGTTACGTTTCAGGACTCCCTGAAAGAATGTTGAAAAGTCGAAGCCGTAATAATTGAATCCTAGGTTCAGGGAGCAAGTGTATCTGGGCGATGTATTACCGATAATGCGCAGGTCACCCGGATTTGCCAAAGTCTGGTCACCCGGAGATATTTCTCCATTGCCATCCAAGTCTTTGAATTTGATGTCTCCTGCTATCGGATGGTTAATGAGGTAGTTACGTTGGATTCTTCGGTTTACTTTCGTTTGGTCTGCATGTTTCAGATATTCCATGTCATCCTGGAAGAACCCTTCAACCGTATATCCCCATATTTCACCCAAGCGTTTACCTACATAAAACTGGTCTATCTGTCCGTCGGGGTTGTCGAATTTGGTAATTTCTGTTACGTTATCGGCTAATGTGAATCCTACTTTATATTCGAACGGCTGGTGTGCCAGCAAGAATTTATCCTGCCATTTCACTGACAGCTCGAAACCTCTTGTGCGCAGATTAGCGGCATTCTCTTGTGGTTCGGAAGTTCCGAAAACAGATGGAAGTTTCTTACCTTGGGTCAACATATCTTTTGTGTCGCGTTGATACCAGTCGAAAGAAGTGGAGAACCGTCCGTTAAACAAAGAGAAATCGACTCCAAAGTCAATGGTCTGAGATTTTTCCCAAGTGAAGTTTGAGGAGATGGCATCAGGAGTAGTCAGGTAACTCATGTATGAACTGTCCATCAGGTAATCCCCTTGCGTGACTTTCATTTTGGCTATGTAGTCGTATGGACCTACGTTTTGATTGCCCAGTGTCCCATAGGAAACGCGGAATTTCAAGTTATCCATAACGGATTTCAATGATTGGAAGAATGGTTCTTCACTTATGCGCCAGGCAAAAGAACCGGAGGGGAAAATACCCAGGCGTTTGTTATGGGGGAACTTGGAGGAAAGGTCGAAGCGTCCGTTGAACTCTAATAGATAGCGTCCCAGGTAGTCGTAGTTCAGGCGGTAGAAAGCGGCACGGATAGCCCATTCATCAGCATTTCCCTGAACCTGTACATTTTCTCCCGTGGCGAGGTTGAAAGAACCCAGTTCTTCGGATGCGGGTGAACTGCGTCTTGCAACACTGCGCTCCCAATGTCTCCATTCTTGGTTGAATCCGATCATTGCCTTTACATCGTGTTTCTTTGCAAAGAGGTGGCTGTATGTACCGAAGGCATTGACTGCCTGATACATAGTTTGCCAATGCATCTCCTTATAGAGTGATTTGTTAGGCATATAGCGGCTT encodes the following:
- a CDS encoding RagB/SusD family nutrient uptake outer membrane protein yields the protein MNKFNIIKVCTVCMIGIGMASCNDSFMDRFPIAEISPENSFKSAQDLELYTNGFYENLPKINDIVRGDNTSDNILYSNVPMEQRSAERDIPSEAGSSGWSWGALRKINIFFDNYTRCEDKVAALKYEGVARFFRAWFYFDKVKRFGGVPWYETEIKTDDEDLLYKPRDSREFIMNKTIEDLETAVERLGTTRKPDQISKWTALAFLSRVCLYEGTYRKYHTELNLPDADKLLEKAYKAAERVMNESGYSLYTTGNSDVDYRDLFASDELKEAEVILGRRYSLVLNKMHNTNYYFLSKTQQDVGLTKDFVNTYLLANGTPFTAQTDYATMQFKDEMKNRDKRLAQTIRSVGYTRIDSDKPLLPDLEASMTGYQIAKFISKEAQDGDGASYQDVAIIRYAEVLLNYAEAKAELGVITQDDIDKSIRLIRVRAGMPNLNLATSNSNPDGILASEYTNVTGSNKGVILEIRRERRIELALEGFRYDDLMRWKMGKLLEPHFTGMYFPSLGEFDLDGDGTADLLLYDDKAPESKAKQKIKVGGVLQLTEGKRGYLVGFLNITKKFDETRDYLYPIPSGDIMLNKKLEQNPNWK
- a CDS encoding Ig-like domain-containing protein — protein: MMKHFYILSMLLWGWCLSMTAADTKEVYITRTGDVVTIGNEFLAREFSLANGRVSTRMVVNKRTGKNPVRIIPEAASEEFLIRTLVGPDSVAADICSSKLSLDDVQLADMEKNGRKLTFHYKTFRFEGVDWQINMVFTLEKGKHYMKKYLEIAVPDSQRSQARIDYIDFEPMKLPEGIATWTHPEMEKGVGGVSGYYISLGQPVYVQAMFFGLEFPAAETEITKDNTVRIRYYSGKNFEMLAEEGRLEEGTFSTWKEVIGATRSTDMDVIQTDFFSYIQDISVPIDLRIQYNSWYDFMLDINENNILDSFREVERGLTQNGVRPLDSYVVDDGWNAYGPWQEENKTGFWSFNSKFPNELVTPSDLSHRLASDFGLWLGPRGGYNYYIKFARFLEENGNGKLNRYTNDICTNHKVYLQKMKTFFLYCQQKFGVNYWKLDGFLVRAPQPDPQGNYISGGYQGMYYVTEHWERWIDILRAIRDQRGEKRDDLWINLTCYVNPSPWFLQWANSVWMQNSQDIGRLNVKRPSQLDQLLSYRDDRYFDFVKTRAFQFPLAHIYNHDPIYGSTAKLAGKMDDDEFRTYLMMMATRGTAFWELYYSYNMMNEGQKWVINADVLHWIQDNYPILKHAKLIGQTPAKGTPYGFSAWSDGEGIISVRNPSDQVKKFSFILDRTIGMPEGLKGLYRTTVWAYRTDGQGDSGRNHLFGYGEEVSLSLQPGEVRIWKFSTTADKKVPVLRMVKTTSPTTLTVEFNEPVVLDEGTFIVPGNEVKSVSLSADRRMVTLTLAQEMEQEGKYRLDVSGVKDDAGNGKALRMVFNYFENQEIPASIGVVGGSDFNLSFCLKTDKSGVSLLHQGKDLSVDLDIDGHLVFMVGGLKVISGQAVNNNSEFFVSLCRERNGMLKIYLNGELEQSAYDVAIVNPDIKPGKVIVNSSLGNAISRLKIKNRALDYKENKKMALPF
- a CDS encoding glycerophosphodiester phosphodiesterase family protein → MKRILSISVLLIAYLATFAQGHFKEIEKSFKEPETKSVLVVSHRADWRNAPENSLQAIQNCIDMGVDMVEIDLKKTKDGHLVLMHDKMIDRTMNGKGSPEDYTLAELKAMRLKNGAGIKTRHQIPTFEEVMNLCKGKIMVNVDKGYDYFKDAYEVLKKTGTADQCVMKASLPYEQVKAENGEVLDKMIFMPVIQLHKEGAEAIIDGYLKHMKPQAFELVFNNDSPEVQRLIKKVHDSGAKIFINSLWPELCGGHDDDRAVELHQPDESWGWIINQGAKLIQTDRPAILLQYLKDKKLHK
- a CDS encoding MFS transporter encodes the protein MLKHIIDFYKVSAPAPCNGESLPEQKRRLKRLQWSTFLAATLGYSMYYVCRLSLNIVKKPIVDEGIFSETELGIIGSVLFFTYAIGKFSNGFLADRSNINRFMSTGLLVTALVNLCLGFVNSFILFAILWGISGWFQSMGAASCVVGLSRWFTDKERGSFYGFWSASHNIGEAMTFIIVASVVSVLGWRYGFLGAGMVGLLGTLLIWRFFHDTPESKGLPPVNAPKEKKVMSALETKEFNRAQKAVLRNPAIWILALSSAFMYISRYAVNSWGIFYLEAQKGYSTLDASFIISISSVCGIIGTMLSGVISDKLFKGHRNAPALIFGLTNVLALCLFLLVPGVHFWLDALAMVLFGIGIGVLICFLGGLMAVDIAPRNASGAALGVVGIASYIGAGLQDVMSGILIEGQKNVVNGTDVYDFTYINWFWIGAALLSVVLALLVWNAKASETE
- a CDS encoding glycerophosphodiester phosphodiesterase family protein, producing the protein MKIDKIYITGFFLSLFLFVACGSDNEPSIPEEPDPSEVYYPEVTESERVSIPVSLQKREHVQICAHRGYWKDAPENSIKAVTLAIENKIDMIELDVRMSKDGKLVLMHDATIERTTNGTGKVSELSYKELSSYNLYHEGELTEERVPLFKDILSTARGKIYIDIDVKISDYKAVYDLVKQYGMLSQVLFTVYDVAAAKKVVNLDENAILLPVIYEMQDLENYLAIRKPLPVAQFNSAAFTDDILAKASENGVFLFKNIYINTTITPTSDNYKQVKAFLIKEGSIIQTDYPVELKEYLKNN
- a CDS encoding DUF4143 domain-containing protein encodes the protein MYNNRLIHRDLSETMKEGTNKGKEEYLYFYRDKTQREVDVIRMKANNIEAYEIKAGMTYNSDYFKHLKYLQELLKDRITRTAVIYDGKQENDKAINGIYNFRNFHLDP
- a CDS encoding PQQ-binding-like beta-propeller repeat protein is translated as MKNTILIILAALLWMACSDEDKVNIKPVAAFKASEVIVQEGQSVAFTDLSFDQDGQIAQWAWDFGNGSSSEEQSPITEYSAAGEYTVTLSVWDNQGTQNANTFSKTITVKEKSTADVEPEIAWEFQTPCGFQDVSPAIDDHGNVVVGCDANNARGGQNIWVINNGTEVWHYSSGDVIRSSAAIADDGTIYVGSYDKKLYAFSASSSAPLGTFDLGATAKFSSPAIDKDGTVFFSANKKLFAINAAPGMTEKWNADCEGTTQSTPVIGDDAVYICSNSGKLYAFAKNDGKKRWTVEYGKTCTSVPAIGEDGTIYLCGETADGGIVMAVNPDGTVKWQQYSASAFANSGISLSIDGYLYVGNSDGDMLCYTQEDGTSVWKFKAQGQIRSVPAIDNAGNIYFGDGKGYFYVLNSKGKLSYKEIQLGANIWSSPVIDKNGLIYVCTDVTKSSEPGKVFALRTHATGAQQGWSMRSGDYKRNARKK